In Phragmites australis chromosome 18, lpPhrAust1.1, whole genome shotgun sequence, the genomic window AAATTTTGCTTTTTAGAATATGCTGTAGAATATTAGAAAACCACCCATTTCGATGTTGGTTTTTGGTTTTCGGTTTTCACCGTCGTTGTAGTCCTCGCCGGCTAGCAGTCTGCTCATGCTTGGGCGCCAACTAGCTCATCGCCTTGTCTGCTCGAGAGGGAGGCTCATTTGCTAGCAGCGTTCGACGTTGGGTACAGTTGCACCATATAGGGGCTGGGCGGGCGACTTCTAGCGACAGACTTGTCTTCTCAAGCGTGGGTGCCTAGATGGGTGATGTCTGGCAACGGGCGATGTCCCGCGGCGATGGCTAGGGTTAGGAGGGTCACAGGTTGGTGGCAGTGCCCGATGAGTGACTCAGGCACCACACCTGAATGGGCACAGATAGCGGGATAGGGGGCGGGTGGTGGGGTGGGTCGCTTGGCCGTTAGGGCCTCAGGGGAGTGGGCTGAGGCTGAGTGTGAGATCGGTGGTCTTCGGGTATTTAGTTTTTGCTACTAAAAACCGAATCTATCACTGCTCCCGAATAGCGCAAAAAACAGGAATCAAACTGACCACCAAACACCGAAAAAATTGACAATATCAATTCTACGGAttccgttttttttttccagccgTGGAATCGAAGATATATATCATCAATTAGTTTAAATTTATCCTAAATCTTGAGGATCTCGATGTAAACCACCGTCGAGAGGACGTTGCATGTAAAAACACAAGAATAACAATCAACAGTGTAGTTATTTCGACGACGCTTTTCACTCTGTACTTTGGTATCACGATAGTAAACTAGAAAAACAGTGGTGACAGAGGTCGTTGTGTCTGCACGCTGCGTAGCAAGGCACGGTGCCCTAAAAGTATAATATCAGTGTTTGTTTTTAAGCAAGTACAGTATCAGTGTGGAAGTGATATTGATTAACTACGGCAAGATTGGTGCCGGCGTTGCCCATAACGAGCAAGCTCGGGTCGCACATGGCCTCGCGGAAACGGCTCGATTTGACCCGATTTGGTTGCGTGGAAACCCATACAGCATGCAGACGAATTTTGACTCCCACACCGCAGCTTGCATCCGCTTGGGAGCAAGCAAAGGGACACGATTGGACACTCGACAAAGatttgttggtaatatgcgcaAAAAATTAATTCCAGATTTTATACAAAGGTATATTTCACGCTCTAAAATATTTGAACGTACTTCTAACCCTAGCAGCAAGTAACAGTACCAAAAatccatcagtttcatcaagaactcacagtcgggttgatgaagggatAAAGTTGACGATGTGTCGATTTGCTGCTGTGCAGATCGAAGATGAAGCAGTGCAGAGTGGTCGCGCAGGTGCGCTGCCTAGAAACCTTATTGCcgtccctcgtgcgggcttcacgacggcagaggctcggagataccgctcaccctccaaccttgtgcacggcaaggagaagggccggcgagatccggcagcacagcacataggacagtgatctggatgagtggagaagaaaatgtggagCAGAGAGATCTTTCCCCAAAAGCCTGGACGTCTCCATGATTTATAGGGAAATAACTGCCCTCTTGGAGccgttttctctcataaaatTCCCACAATTGCAGCCTCCATAACTGACCAATAACCCTCAGAGTTAAGGCATTGATCGCAATTAAAACAGCTGATTATGGTattgatcacaattaaaaagggagagcagcaaaagggcttgtaattttgtgctgccacgcggatattcacgcgaaaaatacgcgaatacacgcgcgcgcgtgcgtatgaatatagcaaagtatactctctctttctcattttctctatttcaaagaggCCAGAGAACTCAAGTATTTAAGTTGGTCTACATCCCCTTGCCTGGCAATACGGGACTAAACcttcttgctttgcattctCATGAATGGGCTTTAAATGGGCCGTATTCCAACAAGATTACGCACGCTAATCTATTGGTTTTGTCCTCTGCACGCAACGCAATCCATAACATTTGTATACACATTTTTGTTGGAACGAATAACATTTGTTTAAAGTTTTTCGTTCAAACGAATAAGAGTTCTTTAGGGTACCGAAGGTTCACAGAGGAGAACTGAGTAGCGCTGGCCAACTCGGCCGTGTCTATTGTGCTGGCTAGATGCCTGCTACTGTAGACGCGCCTTGAGAGATAGCTGGGTTAGGCCGGTATGGCACATCTCACTGGATTGTGTCTGGATCGACGCCACAGCATGCTGTGTCTACGCAACTCGGTTCGGTTATCTCCTAGTGCTGCCTTAGCTATTGCGCTGCTGTCACCCCCTGTTGCCCCGCCTCGACCTCCCTTGCCACGTAGTTCTACCCTGGCTGGCCACGCGTTACCGCCATCGCACCCCATCGCCCCGCTGCACCCTCGCGCTTGGCAGGCACGACACTGTGCTTCACAGGCCATGACATGTATCACGCCTCCAGCACGAGGGTAGGCACAGTACTGCCCGATTAGTTAGCTGGGCTAACCGGGCTATGCCATACCGAGCGGCCTATTTGGTCAGATCTGGAAGCTATAATATCCTTGTGTTGGATCCAATCCACATGGGTTTGAGTTATGAACTCGGCGGCATATGTGCTCAtctttttctcataattaaatttTAGATACAAATAATATATACACATGTGGGTGCATATGGTATATATGCGTGAGTGGGTGTATCCATCCGACTGGCGGCCGAGGTAAATATATAAGTGCAGGAAAATCAAATGGCGTCACATGTGAGATtggtgcattttttttctttgaaaatcCCCCTTTTGAAGTAACAACGCTTCTTCTCGGTTCTTTCTATGGCTATCTGGGAACTTGTAACGGAATCGAATTTGTTCCTCAAGCACTCTCTTTGCTACTCTGCCGTCCAATGCATTCACATGATTCACAACAGTGGTGCCTTGAAAGGTAACTTTTGAGTGATTGAGGAAAACTAGTATATACATTACTATTGGAGCAAATTTCACATGCAAgtatatataggaaaaatagatatatattatACTTGCTTATTGCGGTCCAAGATAGCGTGGTCGCCACTTGTTCTGTGTACACTTGCTTTCTGTTTGATACATGTTATGTTCCGCGTCGTCATGCTTAAAATGAATCAGTCTTAAACGCCTCACTGCAAGTTTGTTAAACATGCGACATATTAAGTAGTACCGTGATTTACCTGGAAATGATTAAGGATTTGTTTAGTAGAGCTCTTAGACTAGTTTATAAAGTGAAATCAGTGATAGTTTTTGGTAAACTATAGTTTGCAATTTTCAGCTTTTAGAATAATTTTGTAAGAGTGATTTTTTAACATAAACTAGATATTAGGAgctgaaaaaatattttcatctgATTCACTTCTTATATAGAATTACTTtcaaatttatcctatagaACCACTCTCAGTCaaataatcatttttttttatagaataacTTTCTTAGGAAATTTGAATCGGAGGAGCTAACCCGAACAGATCCTATGAATTGAAAAATACTGCAGATGCAAGACCTAAAATACATTTGTTGACTGCCCAACCATACCTGAAAACCAAAAGCAATTTGCATGCCCTTGGATTGGACCAAGGCATTTGCAGCTCTTGCTTATACTACTAAACTTTGAAGCAAGCCAAGAAAGCAAAGCAGCACTTCAAGAACATGAGCATTAgtgcacctttttttttttttctaaacaacTATGGCTAATCATCTGGGTGCCATTCAAAATAGTTGCAGAGATTCGTACCTAAATTTAGTCAAACCGAAAATTAAAGAGCCCATAGATCATGGACGATCATGATCATGACGTGCACTAAGTAGCAACGTCTCTTTTTGGGTCGTCCATCATGTGTTGGGGCCGTTTATCATCACGAAATGGCATGGTTATATTGGCTCAATGGTGGTGACATTAATGAATTTGCTACATGACTCGTGGATCCCGAGGTGCAAGATCAGCCTTCCTGGACTCTTTGGCCACGCATCCATGATTGGACGGCTCGGATCGACCCATCAAATCCATCCATCTGCAGGACTGAGATCCTCTGCATTAGAGAAGCCAGTGCAGAGAGGCTACAGTCCTCTGCATTAAGGTAAAATTGCACCATCCGATCAAAAACGGAGAGTTCAGATCTGTCGCCACAGTAACCCATAAACAGTAAAAAAACGGTGCGACAGTATGCCACGtcactgttgctacagtacttaCTACAGTAATATTGGTTAGTTAATGTAGACTACTGTAGCGGTTGACTCATTATACTGTTTATGCAGTGATTCTATGCATTAATCGTAATTAAGGCAAAGGATCCGGATCCCATCTATGCTGCATTTCCTGGATCATATCCCCACGGTAAGGCCTCGATGGGAACGAAACAATGTAAAATAtaggaaatataaaaatatagaaatagagTGTACTATAAAGTAAAAAACTACATGAATTTAAAATACAGTAATAAAAAGTTTAAACTGTTTGGATCgtaggaattttttttaattttcacaaGTAGCGTGTTGCTTTCTTTTCGCTCTTCCTCACACGCACCGTCAGACATCCTTGAAAACTTGAGCTGGGATTGGATTTTTTATTTCCTGTATTTTGTAGAGGAAAGGAACCCTTTCCTATAGAACGGGAAGATGCATTCGCCCATTCCAAATGGAATTTTCTTAAATTTTCCTCCGGAATGCAGTTGCGGACGACCCCTAAAAAGGTTCAGGTTTGTCCAACACAGTACGGTACCACTGCACAACACACTGATCTATGTGGTGTGTTGAATTTACGGATTTGCCCCTCGTGTTCATGTGCGCTTGTACGGTCGGTACCAGGTATAGGCGTATAGGTACCGTATAGGAGCATGGAAGAAGCTGTACCCCCGTACCAGGGGTCGACACGTGCCGGCGGGGCCCAGGCATGCTGCCGCGGCCACGTCAGCACGTTTCGTCTTCGCTGCAATGGGATCGTGCTTGTCCAGCCTGCCGTGCCGTCTAGCCAGTAGCCACCTACTGCAATCGCAATTTTAAACTACGGTcctgttcttttttttcccttgcaAAAAGTAGCAGGAGAAATGGGAAAGTAATATCTATCATGAAGTGTTTTCACTTGATCAGAATCTTGGGGAAGAAAGAAAAGCAGACGAGTAATCTCCAATTAGAAATATGTTTCGACATGTGAAGGAAGCAAGTAGACTTCGCCAATTTGCGTATGGAAAGAATTAGAGAATGGAAATTTGGAAGGAACGTGGAATTTTTTCCGTGTAGATCCTAATTTTGTGTATCgcatgaattcaaatccaacgCACAAGAACCATCTGTTCATTCTTTCCTTCTAgcgttgattttttttttttctgatttgaCCAGAGAAGGGTTTAGTATATTTAAGAGAAACCTACTTGGCCTAAACCGAGGCCATTTAGAGGCCAATCCTAGGCAGCGGGATGATGACACCAAAAATTCAGTCCAACTCAAGCCCTTCTAAACTTTAGTTATAATTATTCAATGTAGAAGTATAATGTTGGTCGCTTGACACCCGGATTTTTCTTTAGTAAGTTAGGCCTACGTATTCCCTCAAATAAGTTCAGCTTTTTTGCAAGGCAGACTTATGTGATGCCTATCTCTCCGTTCATCCTTAAGGCATCACccataaatttcacaaaacttaGTCATCACCCTTTAACTTCCTAGAGACTTCTTGCCAATAGATgacaaaatattgcacattgCAGATGGAGGTCAGCTACCAAGCTGCATGTTATCATGACCAGTCATATTCTTGATTATTGTTGGCATCAACTTAGTAATAGTAACATCTCATTTACACATGGGTTCTGCAATTTTTTGGTTCTCTACATATGTCTAATATTTCTCCACCTATCAATGAACTACAAAACTATATTATTCATGATTTTATCTATAAATTCTATGACCACCAATATATTTTGCTGACATTGTGTAGTTTATTCTATTCCTTGTTATTGTTAACGTCAACCTAGACAATACTGATATTTAAGAGACATAGCAGTATACACATTACATGATTTAACTATCTTTTATACGTGCTCAGTCTTTCTCCATATGTCATACAAACTATAGAACTATGATACTCTTGGATTTTCTCATGACAACCGCATGTCTTGCTCGTCGCTTGTATGACCTAATGCTAGCCATAGAGATATTCTTGTTGGAATGAAACACAGTATATAAAATGGCCAATCTATAAATTGCTGCAAGGAAGAAAACACAACAATCTAACGGTGGCTGAAACCAGTTAGCAGTGGGCGGCTGCGGACAATTTCAGCCCGCCGAGTTAGCGACATGTGGTGCGTCCGTATCATGCCCGGATGAAAGGACAAAACGGAAAGTCTATCTACTAGACAGCCACTGTTACACACCCGGGCGGCCATTTTGGACACTCCATGCAGAAGTGGCCCTAAACCAGTCCTGACACGTCGACTCCTTCCATTAATCACCTCACAACATGCCAGCAATTACGTCCAAAACCGGATTAATTAATCGTTAACCACATTGCTAATCACTCCCTCTCATCCTTTCTATCACTCGTCGCCGTCTCCCGCTCCGTCCACGCTCatataacccccccccccccaacaccCCGTCCTCGCCAGAGCCCAAATCCCCAGCGCCTTCACGAGTCACAAAGAACTCGCGCGGCGCGGCCATTGTCTTGGGAGCGACCGAGCTGCGAGGCGCCGACGGTTGAGGCAGCGCGGGGGGTGGGTGAGCGGACGGACGGCGATGGGCAACTGccaggcggcggaggcggcggccgtggTGGTCCAGCACCCGGGCGGCAAGGTCGAGCGCCTGTACGggccggccaccgccgccgacgTCATGCGGAGCAACCCGGGGCACTACGTCGCGCTCGTCGTCCTCCGCGTCTCCGGCCCCTACGCCGACGCCAAGACCGGCACCGCGgcggtcggcggcggcgccaagATCACGAAGGTGAAGCTCCTCAAGCCCAAGGACACCCTACTCCTCGGAAAGGTCTATCGGCTCATCACCTCCCAAGGTGTGTGTATCCATCAAAGGCGGTTCTTGGATTGGGATTGCTCTGTTTCTTGTTTTCCTTTCACGGTGATTAAGTGATTAACCCGTTCCCCTGCCTGTGCGCGCAGAGGTGGCCAAGGCGATACAGGCGAGGAGGCAGGAAAAGATGCGGCGGTGCGAGGAGGTGATGGacgaccggcggcggcggcagtcgCAGCCGGGACATGCCGGCGCTGCGGGCTGCGAAAAGCTGGGGCAGTCCACCGATCAGGTGAGTGCTCGCTCATGCCCTGTCCTCTCCTCTGATTCCGAATTGTGTGATTCCACAGCAGCAACCGCTGATTTGCCGATACCCGTCCCGGTCGTTGTTTGTTCAGGAACGGAAGCAGCCGGAGAAAGACCGGCACAGGAGTGGCACCGCCAGCGGCGGCGGGAGAGGGCGGCACTGGCGGCCGTCGCTGCAGAGCATCTCCGAGTCGGCGAGCTGATGGCCGGCCCCGGTCTCGACGCTGCTCTGCAACTTCGACCAGTAGTCTAGCAGTATAGAAGAAGGCTTGGAGCTAGGAGGTGTAGATGTACATTGGGGTGAGAGACTGCGAGAGGAGCGATGAGATGGCAAGAATCGCTCCGTGTAGTTGGCATAGTGATGAAACAGTGAAGCAGCTCTGCAAGAACAATCTTTACCTGTTGCTTGGTTGGTTGCTGATCCACACATAAGTCAAATCCACCGTCTGCTGTTTGAACCCGTTTGGTCAAGGAATgaaccaaatttttttttctcaatctCCAGAAAGGGGCCAAAAAAACTCGCCGCGCGACGGTCCCCAGGCTGTGATCTAATCCGCAGGCGGCATGGACCCACCCCTCGATCGCCGGTGCAGTTTTTTGCCCTTCCAGTCGCCGGAGAGAGCGACGACGACAGCCAGCGGTGCCGTGCTTTTGCGATGTTACACGAGCACCGCCCCTCCGGCCACGCACAGAACAAATCCTTGGTTCCACGGCCTGTTCACTTCACTGGACCGTGGCGATGGAAGTTGGGTTGGGAGACCTTTCCCACACCATGTGTGGGGGCGTGCAGCGCCATCGCACGTTGCCATCGCGGTTTCAGGTAGCTACGGCATCCGTACACGGAGCACTGTGAAATTTTGTTTGCATTATGCAGATGCAGCCAGCAGGTACAGAGCTCGAACACTGCCATTGCCAGGAAGACCACCACCTGCACTGCACTGGACTGGACAGAGTGGTATTCTGGATTTGTATTGTTATGCGGCGAGACATCGTTCGAAAAAAAACTGTTATGCGGCGAGATAtcgttcgaaaaaaaaaaactgttatgCGGCGAGGcaacaatatttttttcgaacgcaacgagagagagagagatgtcagGGGGCAGGTGATGAATCCATCATGCGATCTTAATAAAACAACCTGCTCTGCATATTTAATCTGTGGTTTCACATGGAAATACGATCAGCTCAGCTGTGTGCCGAATTGCCCTGTGCTTGCTTGCTGCTGCTGAGCATCCATCGTTCAGATGGATGCCATGGCAGTACCAGCAATGATTATTGGTACGCATGGCTTCAGCAGTTCGTGCATGGCAAACAATGATGGGAGGGCTAAAAGGCAGTGGCATGGTGCGTTTGCGTGATGTAAACGGGAACGAAATGAATCATGGTTCAGGAAAGTCTCAACTTTTCTGGCCGGTACAGGGATCAGGATCAGGGTAAGGAGACAGAGAtcagggaggggggggggggggatagcaTTACAGTTACAGCCATCCATCAATTTCACTTCCCATGCCCTGTTTGAAACGTAGGAGTCACATCCGATTTATTCGGAAAACAAACTGTTTTCGAATTTCTGCATAGTTTCTACGTAGTTCTTACCTACAAAATTGCAAACTCCACTGTTGTTTCCAATGCAACTAGCGGAGCTTGTACTGAACAT contains:
- the LOC133898380 gene encoding uncharacterized protein LOC133898380, whose amino-acid sequence is MGNCQAAEAAAVVVQHPGGKVERLYGPATAADVMRSNPGHYVALVVLRVSGPYADAKTGTAAVGGGAKITKVKLLKPKDTLLLGKVYRLITSQEVAKAIQARRQEKMRRCEEVMDDRRRRQSQPGHAGAAGCEKLGQSTDQERKQPEKDRHRSGTASGGGRGRHWRPSLQSISESAS